The genomic window CCGTCATTCGTCCGAGCGCTTTCCCTTGTGCTGATCCTGTCCCCGCTTCATGCGGAACCCGTCACGATCAGGCATGAGGAAATTTCCGTGAAAGCCGCGTTTCCGATGCCTGTCATCAAGGTGCCGGTGTTTCCAAAAAAGGATTTCGTCGTGACGGAATATGGAGCGAAAGAGAGCGGTGATTGCTCCTCCTCCATCGAACAAGCCATCGCCGCATGTCATGAGGCGGGTGGGGGGAGGGTCGTCATTCCCGAGGGGAAATGGCTTACGGGAAAAGTCCATTTCCGCAGCAACGTGAACCTGCATCTCGAAAAGGGGGCGACGCTTCTCTTCAGTGATGATCCCGCCGACTACCTGCCCGCCGTCCAATCCAGTTGGGAGGGATTCGAATGCTTCAACTACTCTCCGCTCATCTATGCTTTCGATTGCGAGAATGTCGCCATCACAGGCGGGGGGAAAATCGAAGCGGAGATGGGGACATGGAAGGAATGGTCGGGCCGTCCTCCCGCGCACATGGAAGCGTTGAAAAAACTCTATACCATGGCTTCGACAAATGTGCCGGTCATCGAACGCCAGATGGCCGTAGGGGAGAACCACCTGCGGCCGCAGTTCATCCAGTTCAACCGTTGCAGGAATGTGCTGATCGAGGACATCACGATCCGCAACAGCCCCTTCTGGACCATCCATCTCCTGCTCTGCGACTCGGTTGTCGTCCGTGGCCTTGATATCCATGCCCATGGTCATAACAACGACGGCATCGACCCGGAAATGACGCGGAACCTGCTGGTTGAAAATTGCAGGTTCGACCAGGGCGACGACGCCATCGCCATCAAGTCCGGAAGCAATCAGGACGGCTGGAGGCTGGGTGTCCCCACGGAGAACATCGTCATCCGCGGCTGCACCGTCATCGAGGGCCACCAGCTGGTCGCCATCGGCAGCGAGCTCTCCGCGGGGATCCGCAATGTCCACGTGCGCGACTGCCGGTTTGTGAATGAAAAGTATCAGCCGATGAACCTGCTCTTCATCAAGACGAACCACCGCCGCGGCGGCTTCGTGGAGAACATCCATATGGAAAACATCGAGGCCGGGCGGGTGCGGCAGAGCGTGCTCGGCATCGAGACGGACGTGCTTTACCAATGGAAGAATCTCGTGCCGACCTACGAGGAACGCATCACGAAAATCAGCGGCATCCACGTGTCCAACATCAAGGTGGCGGAAACCGGCATTCCGTTCCGCATCGAGGGCGACAAGCGCGAACCGGTGACAGACGTCACCCTCGACGGGATTTCCATCGGCAGGGCCCGGGGAAAGAAAAACGACTATGTGAACGCGAAGGATGTGAAGGAAACCAACGTCAGGATCGGCGAGCTGGTGGCCGGGGATAAGAAGAAAAAATAACGCTCCCCATGCTTCCGCGAATTTCCATCCCAGTCTTGTTGCTCATCTCCGGTCACGCCCTCGCGACGGTGGATCTTGTGAATCCGACAACCGGCACATTTCCGCTGGTAAGTGCGGGCAAGGCCGCGCCGATCGTGCTTCCGGAGGATGCGCCGGAGGTGGTGAAAATCGCCGCGCGCGACCTTGCCGCCGACATCGCCGCGGTGTCCGGTATCACGCCGGAAGTGTTGGCCGCCGCCCCGGCCGGCAAGGATCAGCCCCGTGTCGAACTGATGTTCAGTCCGGACCTCAAGGGAAAATGGGAGGCATTCCGTCTCACGGCCAGGCCCGGCGTGCTCACGATCAGCGGTTCGGACCGCCGGGGCCTCGCCTTCGGCATTTATGAAATTTCCAGCCGTATCGGCGTGTC from Luteolibacter yonseiensis includes these protein-coding regions:
- a CDS encoding glycoside hydrolase family 28 protein, with protein sequence MIPSFVRALSLVLILSPLHAEPVTIRHEEISVKAAFPMPVIKVPVFPKKDFVVTEYGAKESGDCSSSIEQAIAACHEAGGGRVVIPEGKWLTGKVHFRSNVNLHLEKGATLLFSDDPADYLPAVQSSWEGFECFNYSPLIYAFDCENVAITGGGKIEAEMGTWKEWSGRPPAHMEALKKLYTMASTNVPVIERQMAVGENHLRPQFIQFNRCRNVLIEDITIRNSPFWTIHLLLCDSVVVRGLDIHAHGHNNDGIDPEMTRNLLVENCRFDQGDDAIAIKSGSNQDGWRLGVPTENIVIRGCTVIEGHQLVAIGSELSAGIRNVHVRDCRFVNEKYQPMNLLFIKTNHRRGGFVENIHMENIEAGRVRQSVLGIETDVLYQWKNLVPTYEERITKISGIHVSNIKVAETGIPFRIEGDKREPVTDVTLDGISIGRARGKKNDYVNAKDVKETNVRIGELVAGDKKKK